The window CGCCCTACGGCGGCGGCGCGGGCATGGTGATCCGGGTGGACGTGGCCGAGCGGGCGCTGGCGAGCCTGCCCCCCGCCGACGAGGTGATCCTCTTCACGCCCGCCGGGGAGCGGTTCACCCAGCGCACGGCGGAGGAGCTGAGCACCCGCTCCCACCTCGCCTTCCTGTGTGGCCGCTACGAGGGGTTCGACGCGCGGGTGGAGGCGCTGGTCACGCGCGAACTCAGCCTCGGCGACTTCGTGATGATGGGGGGCGAGGCGGCGGCGGCGTGCGTGCTGGAGGCGGTCGCGCGGCTGGTGCCCGGCGTGCTGGGCGACGAGGAGTCGCACCGGGCGGACTCCTTTTCGAGCGGGCTGCTGGACTACCCGGAGTACACCCGGCCCGCCGAGTGGCGCGGCGAGGGGGTGCCGGAGGTGCTGCGGGGCGGGGACCACGGGGCCATCGCCCGCTGGCGGCGGGAGCAGGCGCTGGCGCGGACGCTGGCGCGGCGCCCTGATCTCCTCGCCGGGGCGGGCCTGACGCCGCAGGACAGCGCACACCTGCTGACGCTGGGGGTCACGCCGGGGCAACTGGAGGCCTGGAACGCGCCTCCCCCGCCCCCCCCGAAACGCCGGCGCCGGTCCGGGGCTGCCGGACAGGACACTTAAACCGTGTGAAGGCTGACCGTTGACCGCCGGGAATTGCCTGTCCAGCCGAGCTTTATGTATGTCTTGCCCACTTGTGAGGCGCCCAAACGGCGCACCATAGCTGCCAAGATGTTCGTGCCGCTGTTCCCCCTTCCCAACGTCGTGCTGTTTCCCGGACAGGTGCTGCCCCTGTACGTGTTCGAGCCGCGTTACCGGGAGCTGCTGGCACGGGTGCAGGCGACCGGGGAGCCCTTCGGCATCGTGCGGATCGTGCAGCCGCGCGAGGGTTCGGCGCTGCCCTTTCACGAGCGGGTCTCGCGGATTGGCACCCTGGCGCACCTGAACAAGGCCGTGACCCACGAGGACGGCACGAGTTCGATCCTGGTCGTGGGGGGCGAGCGCTTCCGGGTGCGGGACTTCGACCTGACCCACCCCTACCTGAGTGCGGAGGTGACCCCCTGGCCCCTGGACCCCGGCCCCCTGGGCGAGGCAGCCGAGGACGCCACGGCCCGCAGCCTGCTGGCCGACCTGCTGCGCCTGCGCCCGGACGACGCCGAAGCCATCCGCCAGGCCGCCCCGCACGACCCCCTGCTGGTCGCCAGCTTCACGGCGGCGCTGCTACCCCTGACCCACGAGCAGCGCGAGGAGGCCCTCGCCGCGCCCACCCTGCTTGACCGCCTGAACACCCTGCTGGGCTTTGTGCCCGCCGAGGTCAAGGAGCTCAATTAGCGGGGAGCACCGCGGGGGGCGGGCCTCTGAGCTCCTCCCCTTCCCGGCCCGTACAATAACCGCGTGACGCAAGTTTCTGACCCTCGCCCCTCGCCGGTGGCCGCGCGCCTCGCGCTGACGGCAAGTGCCACCGCCGCCGCCGGGCTGCTGCTGTTCCCACTGGCGACGCTGGGGCGCGACTTTAACGCGGGCGGGGTGCTGCTGCACCTGACCGGCTCGGTTCTCAACCTCAGTGACACCCGCGACGTGCCCCTGCCGCCCACCGGCACCGTCCTCGCCCTGGGCTGGGTGACCCTGGCCCTGACGCTCGCCAGCGTGATCGGGGCGCTGCGGCGGGCCCGCTGGTTCTGGATCACGGGCCTGCTCGCCTTCATCGCGGCGGTCGTGGCCGTGATCCTGCTGGGTTCGGGCCTGAGTACCGAGACGGCCCGGGTGGCCGCCGACACGACCCTGCGGCCCGGCTTCAAGCGCCAGCTCCGCAACTTCTACGCGGGGGGCGGCATGAACCTGGGGCTCTTCCTGCCCATCGTGGCGGGGCTCATCACGGCGGGCGCCGGGCTGAGTGCCCGGCCCGCGTGGTGGGAACGCTTCAACCGGCTGCGCGGCCTCCTCGTGCCCATCGTCGCCATCGGGCTGGCGGTGATCGTGGGTGCGGTCGTCGTGCTGATTGTGCAGCCCGCGGCGAACGGCAGCGGCACGCCACTCTCGGCGTGGGGGGGCTGGCTCGCCAAGAGCGACCTGGTGTACTTCGTGTACTCCACCCTGTTCGCGCCGGTCACCCGCCTGAACCCCTTCCTGGACAGCCTCAAACTCGCCACGCCGCTGATCTTCACCGGGCTGTCGGTGGCCTTTGCCTTCCGCACGGGCCTGTTCAATGTCGGCGCGCCGGGGCAACTGACGATGGGGGCCATCACGGCGATGCTCGTCGGCGTGTACGGCCCGCCCGGGCTGGGCTGGCTGCTGCTGCCGCTCTCGGTGATCGCGGCGGGGCTGGGCGGGGCGCTGTGGGGGGCCATTCCGGGGTTCCTCAAGGCCCGCTTCGGCTCCAGCGAGGTCATCAACACGATCATGCTGAACTACGTCGCCTCGGCGATCTTCATCTTCATGATCGGCAGCGACACGTTCCCGTTCCTGGGCCGCACCTACAACCTCCCCTTCAAGGCGCCCGGCTTCGAGCCCGCGAGCTACGAACTCCAGCCCTCCTCCCGGCTGCCCACCCTGCTCGACCTCTTCAACGTGGGGCAGGGCGGGGCGCAGGCGCTGACGATTGCGCCATTTGTCGCGCTCGTGGTCTTCTTCGCGGGCCGCTGGTTGCTGCGGCGGGTGCGGCAGGGCACCCTCATCGCCGTGGCC is drawn from Deinococcus aerius and contains these coding sequences:
- a CDS encoding LON peptidase substrate-binding domain-containing protein, coding for MFVPLFPLPNVVLFPGQVLPLYVFEPRYRELLARVQATGEPFGIVRIVQPREGSALPFHERVSRIGTLAHLNKAVTHEDGTSSILVVGGERFRVRDFDLTHPYLSAEVTPWPLDPGPLGEAAEDATARSLLADLLRLRPDDAEAIRQAAPHDPLLVASFTAALLPLTHEQREEALAAPTLLDRLNTLLGFVPAEVKELN
- a CDS encoding ABC transporter permease, whose translation is MTQVSDPRPSPVAARLALTASATAAAGLLLFPLATLGRDFNAGGVLLHLTGSVLNLSDTRDVPLPPTGTVLALGWVTLALTLASVIGALRRARWFWITGLLAFIAAVVAVILLGSGLSTETARVAADTTLRPGFKRQLRNFYAGGGMNLGLFLPIVAGLITAGAGLSARPAWWERFNRLRGLLVPIVAIGLAVIVGAVVVLIVQPAANGSGTPLSAWGGWLAKSDLVYFVYSTLFAPVTRLNPFLDSLKLATPLIFTGLSVAFAFRTGLFNVGAPGQLTMGAITAMLVGVYGPPGLGWLLLPLSVIAAGLGGALWGAIPGFLKARFGSSEVINTIMLNYVASAIFIFMIGSDTFPFLGRTYNLPFKAPGFEPASYELQPSSRLPTLLDLFNVGQGGAQALTIAPFVALVVFFAGRWLLRRVRQGTLIAVAAALVLGLLTWRVGIPIQVVGSQLNASFLIALVCVGVFGVLMWRTATGYALRAVGLSPRAAEYGGISVARNTILAMTLAGMFAGLAGTHYVNGGALDEYRLRGNTPVNVGFDGIAVALMGQSTPVGVLAASTLFGTIDTGGVDVQQKLANVDRNIVTVLKALIVLFIAAGGFLSRRVTDPPPPQLVKAAEQTGTAETGRLGSAGAAAERATPTPNLTTSSEVNARVEDARKGSK
- the trmD gene encoding tRNA (guanosine(37)-N1)-methyltransferase TrmD, which produces MLTFSFLTLFPELLAPFASEAIVGKARARGLVDVNLINMRDFAGNKHAKVDDTPYGGGAGMVIRVDVAERALASLPPADEVILFTPAGERFTQRTAEELSTRSHLAFLCGRYEGFDARVEALVTRELSLGDFVMMGGEAAAACVLEAVARLVPGVLGDEESHRADSFSSGLLDYPEYTRPAEWRGEGVPEVLRGGDHGAIARWRREQALARTLARRPDLLAGAGLTPQDSAHLLTLGVTPGQLEAWNAPPPPPPKRRRRSGAAGQDT